The genomic stretch TGCCGGTGCCTTGCTGGAGGCCTGCGAGAAACTGCTGCAGAAGGGCTTACATCCCACGGCCATTTCGGACTCCTTCCAGCGCTGCTCCAACAAGGCTGTGGAGATTCTCACACAGATGGCCACCCCCATCGAGCTGACGGATCGTGAGACCCTGATCAAGAGTGCCTCCACTTCGCTTAACTCCAAGGTGGTCTCGCAGCAGAGCAGCCTTTTGGCCCCCATCGCCGTGGACGCCGTGCTGAAGGTCACCGAGCCGGGCAAGGAGACCGCTGTGGATCTCAAGAACATTAAGGTCATCTCCAGTCTGGGCGGTACCGTGGAGGATACTGAGCTGATTGAAGGCTTGGTCTTCACCAGCCGCTCAGCCGGCACCAATGCCCCCAAGCGCATCGAGAAGGCCAAGATTGGTCTCATCCAATTCTGTATTTCGGCACCAAAGACCGATGTGAGTAGGTGAAAACTCCCAGCAGATGTTCAGGTTTCCATATGTGATCTCCTTTACAGATGGATCACAGCGTGATTGTTTCGGACTACGCTGCCATGGATCGCGTGCTGAAGGAGGAACGTTCCTACATTCTAAACATTGTCAAGCAGGTCAAGAAGGCCGGCTGCAATGTGCTGCTGGTTCAAAAGTCTATCCTGCGGTAAGATAAGATTATTGAGCCATCTTTTATGCACGACTCAATCTTGAATTTTCGTACAGTGATGCTGTTTCGGATCTGGCCCAGCATTTCCTGGACAAGATCAAGTGCATGGTGATCAAGGATGTGGAGCGTGAGGACATTGAGTTTGTCTGCAAGACTCTGCACTGTCGTCCAATTGCATCGTTGGATCACTTCACCGCTGATAATCTGGTCAACGCCGAACTCGTGGAGGAGGTTGCCAGTGGCACCAACAAATTCGTGAAGATCACTGGCATCCAGAACCAGGGACGCACTGTGTCGATCATTTGCCGTGGATCCAACAAACTGGTGCTCGAGGAGGCAGCCCGTTCCCTGCACGACGCTCTCTGTGTGGTGCGTTGTCTGGTGAAGAAGCCCTTCCAGATTGTGGGCGGTGGTGCACCCGAGATCGAGATGTCACTGCAACTGGCTGCCGTCGCCCAGACGGTGGAGGGTGTGGATGCGTATTGCTTCCGCGCATTTGCCGATGCCCTGGAGGTCATTCCCTCGACGCTGGCCGAGAATGCCGGCCTCAATCCCATTGCCACAGTCACAGAGCTGCGCAATCGTCATGCCCAGGGCGAGAAGAATGCCGGCATCAATGTGCGCAAGGGCGCCATCACAGATATCTATGCGGAGAATGTGGTTCAGCCGCTGCTGGTCAGTGTTTCGGCCATCACCTTGGCCACGGAGACGATTCGCTCCATCTTGAAGATTGATGATATTGTAAGTACTTAATTTGCTCTCTACAAAATCAATTCTCATCGTTTGATATCCCCATTTCAGATCAATACCTTTAGCTAAACAGTGGGCCTCCGCCACCTGCAACCTTCAGTCTCTGATCAAGATCAAGCATTTTCCCCTTAACACATTATCATTTATTCTCCTCACATCTTCTACCATCATGCGGCTGcgcatttaatttgaataaaattcACACTACACTACGCCTTACCACTCTAATATGTATTAAAAAGCGAACTAAAAGAATTAAATATTGCGCTAACACAACACAAGACGTAATGTGATAATTTATTACTAGAATTAGTTACACCCGAAGCCCAATAGGAAAGGCCAATCGCCATTCGCACACAGCATCCATTTTTCTGGTACAACGACCCCACGAGATTCGCTCTGCAGCAATGGGCGAAAACTACTGAATGCTTTTTTGATTCCATTTGTATTTGGAAGTGTAAATTAGAATCTGTATTTGACGTTAAATAgtacataaattaattttgaattgCGACTCTGAGGATGCGAGTATGTAACTCAGTCGCTTGGTTGATGATTGTGTCGCACAGATTATAAAGAGAAATGTTCTTCTGGTCCAAAAACCCTTACTGCCACGCCCTGCAGTGGAGAAGTGGTTGCAGCAGTACCAAGAACTACATGAAAAGGGCTTGATTTTTTAAtcttcctgttcctgttcacTTTGGTGCTGTTGTACTACCACTTGCGCAAGGACTGCGGCTTGGCAAAGACTACATCAACGGCCAATTCGCAATACTGTTCAGATGGGAGTGGTTTTATACAGTGCTGGAAAggcttgttttcttttgagaCTCgtaattgtatttatttcgtTTCCACAAACCTTTGTGATATAAATTCAACTAAGTTGACAGCTAGTAGTCAGAGTAACCTGGGTCAATGTGTCAATGGGGAATTACAAATATTGCCTTTTCTGTCCTCGAATGCCAGGAAGTTCTACAAGACAATCATAGGCAAGAGGAGTACCAGATTAAAACCACAACTCAGACGATGCCAGCAGTTTATTTGCAAATATGGTGTTTTGGTTTACATTTGTACGAATATTTTGTCAGTATAGTATAATAGCTCGTTTTTTGGAAGCCAGAGGAATTCCACAGCAacgccccaaaaatgtggacaAAACTGAGATGCTGAAATTCCTAACTGGACCAGGCGGTGGTGCACGAGCATAAGCACGAAACATGTTGAGTGGTAGTTGGTCGATAGAACGAGCCGTGTTTTCGAATGTGTTATATGGACTTGTGTTTGACTTATGAGCTATGATCACTCTATAAAATTCGCTTCAACTATTCGCGCGTGATCCTCTTGACCATGTCCTTCAGCAGGATGATGACATCCTTCAAGAGGCACACGTACAGAGGCCAGAAGATTGCCGTGAAGAAGATTATATTGGTTATGGTGCCATCCTTGGCAGGAACACGGCAGCCCTGCAAAACAGATCGGATCATGAAGATTCGATCGAATCAAACCGCACATCGAAACTTACTCCGCGTGTAATCGTCACCGCAGGACGGGCTACGATTAGGTTGTGTGCTATCTTATGGACGCACTCGATTATGCACTTAAAAGGCATCTCGAAAGGTTTGGTTTGGGAATTTTGTTGTtaactaaaataaattttgtCGCAAACAATAGATGTGAACGGGCTGAGCTGATAAACACTTATGAGAACTGACTGCCTACACAACCTACACAAAACTGAGCTAAAATAACGGTGAAAGCAGGCCTACTAAGATCCCCGAGTTTCCA from Drosophila pseudoobscura strain MV-25-SWS-2005 chromosome 4, UCI_Dpse_MV25, whole genome shotgun sequence encodes the following:
- the CCT4 gene encoding T-complex protein 1 subunit delta, with translation MAPKARTVGIKPKSQNFKDKSKPTDVRMSNIQAAKAVSDAIRTSLGPRGMDKMIQAGNGEVSITNDGATILKQMNVLHPAAKMLVELSRAQDVEAGDGTTSVVVIAGALLEACEKLLQKGLHPTAISDSFQRCSNKAVEILTQMATPIELTDRETLIKSASTSLNSKVVSQQSSLLAPIAVDAVLKVTEPGKETAVDLKNIKVISSLGGTVEDTELIEGLVFTSRSAGTNAPKRIEKAKIGLIQFCISAPKTDMDHSVIVSDYAAMDRVLKEERSYILNIVKQVKKAGCNVLLVQKSILRDAVSDLAQHFLDKIKCMVIKDVEREDIEFVCKTLHCRPIASLDHFTADNLVNAELVEEVASGTNKFVKITGIQNQGRTVSIICRGSNKLVLEEAARSLHDALCVVRCLVKKPFQIVGGGAPEIEMSLQLAAVAQTVEGVDAYCFRAFADALEVIPSTLAENAGLNPIATVTELRNRHAQGEKNAGINVRKGAITDIYAENVVQPLLVSVSAITLATETIRSILKIDDIINTFS